Sequence from the Candidatus Thermoplasmatota archaeon genome:
CGTGATTATCTTATTAGTACTGGTTGGGATAGGGATTCTACGCCCCCTCATTTACCGAAGAATGTTATACTTGAGACTCAGAAGAAATATATTGAGGCTTATGAGCGGTTAACTGGTGAGAAGTTCACATTTAAGCATTAAAGTTAGAAACATATAAACAACAGAATGTATATGTGATGTTTCTATGAAGAGGTTACAGATCATTGCTTTGTTGATGTTTTTTGTTCTGTTTACTAGCAGTTTAGCTTTTGGAGGTTTGTCTGGCAAAAACCCTATCTATAGTGAAAACGGTAATTTGATTTCAGAAAAAACAGAAACCATTAAGGTTGAAGATGATTTTTATTTTGTTCACATAACAGACACGCATGTTTTGAACAAAAAATTCGATTTTAATGAGAAATCAGTTAAGAGATTTAAAGGTGTTTTAGATTATGTTTGTTCTTTTAGTGTTAAACCAGCTTTTATTGTAATAACTGGTGATTTAACTGAGTGGGGTGGAAGTGGGATATCTGGTGCTCTCAATTGTCAGGCATTTATAAGCTGTTTATATAAGAAAGATGGGCAGTTGTATGCTGATGTGAATTTTTCAATTCCTGTCTATACAACGCCAGGCAATCACGATTATTGTTTTAACCGTAATCTAAAAAATTACCATAAATACATAGATAAAAATCACATTCAAGATGAGGATAGATACGTTGTTACATATGGTGATACTAGTTTATTTTTTATGGATACAGGTCCAAACTATTATTCTAATATTTCTATTTTGTTTGATTGGCATGGTGAAGGGCTTTCTGACTGCGACATAAACTGGCTGCAAAAAGAACTTAGTAACTGTCAGTCTACACATAAAATCATTTTAATGCATCATCCAGCGGTAGGCAAAAAAAATGACTTATTTATCAACAACAGAGAAGAATTTGTTGAGTTGTGCGAAACATATAATGTTGAAGTTGTTTTAGCAGGTCATACACATAGATCTAGAGTCTATGATCATGATTTAAACGAGTATACGGAAATGCCATTGAATTGTAGTCAGTACCCAACACTTTATGTTCAAACCGATGACTGTAAAGAAGATGTTCATTACAGGAATATCAGTGTTTTA
This genomic interval carries:
- a CDS encoding metallophosphoesterase, translating into MKRLQIIALLMFFVLFTSSLAFGGLSGKNPIYSENGNLISEKTETIKVEDDFYFVHITDTHVLNKKFDFNEKSVKRFKGVLDYVCSFSVKPAFIVITGDLTEWGGSGISGALNCQAFISCLYKKDGQLYADVNFSIPVYTTPGNHDYCFNRNLKNYHKYIDKNHIQDEDRYVVTYGDTSLFFMDTGPNYYSNISILFDWHGEGLSDCDINWLQKELSNCQSTHKIILMHHPAVGKKNDLFINNREEFVELCETYNVEVVLAGHTHRSRVYDHDLNEYTEMPLNCSQYPTLYVQTDDCKEDVHYRNISVLSDDIWLDDCVKLEVSSANYYSSKIHLNLASKQFGSTIKIMKFISCYKKTDV